Proteins encoded in a region of the Salmo trutta chromosome 34, fSalTru1.1, whole genome shotgun sequence genome:
- the LOC115173325 gene encoding uncharacterized protein K02A2.6-like: MFNVREPRAEPIYATVEVDGKQMRMEVDTGASASVISEETYKQKWGSRQVSALTPAGIRLRTYTGETIPLLGALEVNIAYNSQEARARLLVVKGNGPSLLGRDWLNKIQLSWGEIKHTRVTEDVIQKYPEIFKEELGTLQGTTVKLFVDPQAEPRFFKPRTVPYAMKKKVEDELERLQEANVITPVQFSRWAAPIVPVLKSDGTVRICGDYKLTINRASKLDAYPLPRVEDLFATLAGGKTFSKLDMSHAYQQLLLDEDSKEYVTVNTHKGLFRYNRLVFGVASSPAIFQRTMDNLLQGIPHVAVYLDDILVTGETEEEHLHHLDQVLKRFSEAGLRLKRSKCTFQAQSVTYLGHKITAQGLCPVEDKVKAIKDAPNPKNGSELRSFLGMVNYYGKFLPELSTVLAPLYQLLHKDCKWKWGPAQEKAFKEVKALLQSAQLLVHFDQDKEIILSCDASPYGVGAVLSHQMEDGSERPIGFASRTLTSAEKGYSQLDKEGLAIVFAVKRFHQYLYGSHFTICTDHKPLMSLFSESRCIPPMASARLQRWALTLSAYQYTIVYRAGKDNANADALSRLPLPEMPATTVVPPETIFLMERLSNSPVNANQIKQWTDRDPILSQVKRFLMQGWPPVIEDDGLGPYAKRKTELSVQDGCILWGSRVVVPPPGRAQVMDEVHEAHPGASRMKSLARSYIWWPNMDQEVEDKVKSCSECQINQKMAPPAPLHLWEWPDHPWSRLHIDFAGPFMGHMFLVMVDAHSKWLEAHIMSNITATTTIEKLRQVFSTHGLPDSLVSDNATTFTCDLFQEFMRRNGIRHVRSAPFHPASNGLAERAVQTLKEGLKRMTGGTITTKLSRFLFQYRITPQTTTGQAPAVMLMGRRPKAHLDLLRP; this comes from the coding sequence atgTTTAATGTGAGGGAGCCGCGCGCAGAGCCTATTTATGCTACAGTGGAGGTAGATGGAAAGCAGATGAGGATGGAGGTTGACACGGGGGCCTCTGCCTCTGTCATAAGtgaggagacctacaaacaaaAATGGGGCTCAAGACAGGTTTCTGCCCTCACACCGGCAGGGATCAGACTGCGTACGTACACCGGGGAGACCATACCATTGCTTGGGGCTCTAGAAGTGAACATTGCATACAACAGCCAGGAAGCGAGAGCACGGCTCCTGGTGGTGAAAGGGAATGGGCCTAGTTTACTAGGGCGTGACTGGCTAAACAAAATACAACTGAGCTGGGGTGAGATAAAACACACCCGAGTGActgaggatgtcattcaaaaatacCCAGAGATTTTCAAAGAGGAACTGGGCACACTGCAGGGCACTACAGTTAAGCTGTTCGTGGATCCTCAGGCCGAGCCTCGCTTTTTCAAGCCCAGGACAGTGCCTTACGCCATGAAAAAGAAAGTGGAAGATGAGTTGGAGCGGCTGCAGGAAGCAAACGTCATTACTCCCGTTCAGTTCTCCCGCTGGGCAGCTCCTATCGTTCCCGTTCTGAAAAGTGACGGCACGGTGCGTATATGTGGGGACTACAAACTCACCATCAACAGGGCCTCTAAGCTAGACGCTTACCCGCTGCCACGGGTGGAGGACTTGTTCGCGACACTGGCAGGAGGCAAGACGTTCTCAAAGCTTGACATGAGTCACGCCTACCAACAGCTCCTCCTGGACGAGGACTCAAAAGAGTATGTCACAGTCAACACGCACAAAGGCTTGTTCAGGTACAACCGCTTGGTTTTCGGAGTGGCGTCCAGCCCAGCCATTTTCCAGAGGACAATGGACAATCTGCTGCAGGGGATCCCTCATGTAGCagtgtacctggatgacatcctggttacaggggagacggaggaggagcacctccaccatctggaccaggtgttaaagagattctctgaggcagggctgcgcctgaagcgtagcaagtgcacattccaagcacagagtgtgacatacctaggtcacaagatcacagcgcagggtctgtgtcctgtggaggacaaagtcaaggcaatcaaggatgctccaaaccccaagaatgggtcagagctcaggtcgttcctgggcatggtgaactactatgggaagttcctccctgagctgtcaacagtgttggctccactttatcagttgctccacaaagactgtaaatggaagtgggggccagcacaagagaaagctttcaaggaagtgaaagcactactacaatcagcacaacttctggttcattttgaccaagacaaagagatcatcctgtcatgtgacgcctcaccctatggcgtcggggcagtactctctcatcagatggaggacgggtcagagagacccattggatttgcatcacgtacgctgacgagtgctgagaagggttattcacagttagacaaggaaggtctggccatagtctttgctgtgaaacgcttccatcagtacctctacggtagtcatttcaccatatgcactgaccacaaaccactgatgAGCCTTTTTAGTGAATCAAGATGCATTCCGCCCATGGCTTCAGCAAGGTTACAGCGTTGGGCCCTGACACTGTCGGCTTACCAGTATACGATAGTGTATAGAGCGGGGAAGGACAATGCAAATGCAGACGCGCTCAGCCGTCTCCCGCTACCAGAGATGCCTGCCACAACTGTGGTGCCTCCCGAGACAATTTTCCTAATGGAGAGATTGTCAAACTCACCTGTGAATGCCAATCAGATCAAACAGTGGACAGACCGGGATCCTATCCTGTCCCAAGTGAAAAGATTCCTGATGCAGGGTTGGCCTcctgtcatagaggatgatggactAGGACCTTACGCAAAGCGCAAAACGGAGCTGAGTGTGCAGGATGGCTGCATACTCTGGGGGTCCAGAGTGGTTGTTCCACCCCCTGGCCGTGCACAAGTCATGGATGAGGTCCATGAGGCTCACCCGGGTGCCTCCCGGATGAAAAGTTTAGCCAGATCTTACATCTGGTGGCCTAACATGGATCAGGAGGTAGAAGACAAAGTTAAATCATGTTCTGAGTGCCAGATCAACCAGAAGATGGCGCCGCCCGCGCCACTACATCTGTGGGAGTGGCCTGACCACCCATGGTCTAGGCTGCATATAGATTTTGCAGGCCCTTTCATGGGTCACATGTTCCTTGTCATGGTGGACGCACACTCCAAGTGGCTGGAGGCGCACATCATGAGCAACATCACAGCGACCACAACCATCGAAAAGCTTCGGCAGGTGTTTTCAACCCATGGTCTGCCGGACTCTCTGGTGTCCGACAACGCAACAACGTTTACCTGTGATTTGTTCCAAGAATTCATGCGGAGAAACGGGATCCGCCATGTCCGCAGCGCCCCGTTTCACCCGGCCTCAAACGGCTTAGCGGAGCGGGCTGTGCAGACACTGAAAGAGGGGCTCAAAAGGATGACTGGGGGAACCATCACTACTAAGCTCTCTCGGTTCTTGTTCCAGTACCGCATCacgccacaaacaacaacaggacaggctccagcggtgatgttaatgggcagaaggccaaaagctcacctggatctgctgcgtccg